In Acaryochloris sp. CCMEE 5410, the following proteins share a genomic window:
- a CDS encoding PepSY domain-containing protein, with product MSSARLNLRRLHKATAPLMCVPLLLTLLTGVGFQMAAVSGKGDQFLWLLDLHRGKFGRFNLELVYPFLNALGLLVLIITGTLMWLKQRQPRVRR from the coding sequence ATGAGTTCCGCTCGCTTGAACCTCCGCCGCCTACACAAAGCAACTGCCCCATTGATGTGTGTTCCCCTGCTGCTAACGTTACTCACTGGCGTTGGGTTTCAAATGGCGGCTGTCAGCGGCAAGGGAGATCAGTTTCTCTGGCTGCTGGACCTTCATCGAGGAAAGTTTGGTCGATTTAATCTAGAGCTGGTCTACCCATTCCTCAACGCGCTTGGCCTACTGGTACTGATCATTACGGGAACGTTGATGTGGTTGAAGCAGCGTCAACCTCGGGTAAGACGGTAA
- a CDS encoding LexA family transcriptional regulator produces MLVRSVYPVAWADSVCLPIFPTLVWASFPSPAEDFQENSLDLKQYLVSHPTATFYMRVEGHSMTEAGIRSGDLLIVDRSINPTDGAIVVAILDGGFTVKRLSYRGNKVYLLAASACTAPIEISEGRDFEVWGVVAHVIHSF; encoded by the coding sequence ATGCTTGTTCGATCAGTTTATCCTGTCGCTTGGGCAGATTCTGTCTGCCTGCCTATCTTTCCAACCCTTGTTTGGGCTAGCTTTCCCTCTCCCGCAGAAGATTTCCAGGAAAACTCATTAGACCTCAAACAATATCTCGTCAGCCATCCTACAGCTACTTTTTATATGAGGGTTGAGGGTCACTCAATGACTGAGGCAGGCATCCGATCAGGAGATCTGTTGATCGTTGACCGCTCAATTAATCCCACTGATGGGGCAATCGTGGTTGCTATCCTCGACGGTGGTTTTACGGTCAAGCGCTTGTCCTACAGAGGGAATAAGGTCTACTTGCTAGCTGCGAGTGCTTGCACTGCGCCCATAGAAATTTCAGAGGGTCGGGACTTTGAGGTTTGGGGGGTTGTTGCCCATGTCATCCATTCCTTCTAG
- a CDS encoding copper resistance protein B gives MGLSADTGGEAEVQALYGQLVAPFWDFQAGLRYDRLYGPGPDRGRAFAVVGIQGLAPYLLEVDASLFISEDGDVSARLTGEYEMLLTQRLILQPKAEINLAAQRVENFGVGSGLNDIELGLRLRYEISRKFAPYVGINWQRKFFETADLAREEGESVGDFSALAGVRLLF, from the coding sequence GTGGGCCTCTCGGCGGACACTGGCGGTGAGGCAGAGGTACAGGCTCTATACGGTCAACTGGTTGCACCTTTTTGGGACTTTCAGGCGGGCCTAAGGTATGACCGCTTGTATGGTCCTGGCCCAGACCGAGGGCGGGCCTTTGCAGTGGTCGGCATCCAGGGATTAGCGCCCTACCTACTTGAGGTGGATGCTTCCCTATTCATTAGCGAGGATGGCGATGTTTCAGCCAGACTCACGGGAGAATATGAGATGTTGCTGACCCAGCGCTTGATCTTACAGCCCAAGGCTGAGATCAATCTTGCCGCCCAGAGGGTTGAAAACTTTGGTGTTGGCTCAGGTCTTAATGATATTGAGCTGGGGCTGCGACTCCGCTATGAGATTAGCCGTAAGTTTGCTCCTTACGTTGGCATCAACTGGCAGCGCAAGTTCTTTGAAACCGCTGACTTGGCTAGAGAAGAAGGAGAAAGCGTCGGGGACTTCTCGGCCCTAGCGGGCGTAAGGCTTTTATTCTAG
- a CDS encoding multicopper oxidase family protein: MQRRQFLALCASSAGSVLLSRCGRGQTQTAPEPQVKRPKLHTSRNGVLELDLEASAREINLGDETVDLLAYNGQIPGPRLEAKLGDTVRIRFQNNLPDPTNLHYHGLHIPPTGNADNVFLSVGSGEQVTYEFSIPQTHSGGLAYYHPHLHGYVADQILGGLGGIFVVRGPLDEIPEIQAAEEIFLFLKDFVVEQDRPMMGRMAGREGDLVTVNGQVNPSFSIPAGGLARLRLVNASNARFYRLALEKHPFYLIATDGHPLSVPVEMSELLLSPGERAEVLVRGEQEPGEYRLLDLPYSRGQMGMMGGMMGQNRRRPGMMGREHMGPGMMHQNDQDSPQTLATLSYSGQVEPQSLPQKLLPVDDLASPTTERKFALNHGMVPGQGMVFLINGKSFDPQRIDTEVALDTIEDWDISNTGVMDHPFHLHTNPFQVIARNGKPEPYQTWKDTVLIPTGETVRIRIPFKDYPGKTVYHCHILDHEELGMMGTIEMQA, translated from the coding sequence ATGCAACGTAGGCAATTTCTAGCCTTGTGCGCCAGTAGTGCGGGTTCTGTACTGCTTTCAAGATGCGGTCGTGGTCAAACCCAAACAGCCCCTGAGCCTCAGGTCAAGCGTCCAAAGCTGCACACCAGCCGCAATGGGGTATTGGAACTTGACCTCGAAGCCAGCGCTCGGGAGATTAATTTAGGGGACGAAACCGTGGATTTACTGGCCTATAACGGTCAGATTCCTGGCCCACGGCTGGAAGCAAAACTCGGTGATACCGTGCGGATCCGGTTTCAGAATAATCTGCCAGACCCGACCAACCTGCATTACCATGGCCTGCATATTCCACCCACAGGCAATGCAGACAACGTTTTTCTCAGCGTTGGCAGTGGGGAACAGGTCACCTACGAGTTCTCAATTCCTCAGACGCATTCCGGGGGATTAGCCTACTACCATCCCCATTTACATGGCTATGTTGCGGACCAAATTCTAGGAGGGTTAGGCGGTATTTTCGTCGTCCGAGGCCCGCTGGATGAGATACCTGAAATTCAGGCAGCAGAAGAGATTTTTCTGTTTTTAAAAGACTTTGTGGTTGAACAAGATCGACCCATGATGGGTCGCATGGCGGGTCGGGAGGGGGATCTTGTGACGGTCAATGGTCAGGTCAATCCTTCATTTTCAATTCCCGCAGGTGGGTTGGCGCGGCTGAGGTTGGTCAACGCGTCCAATGCCCGATTTTATCGTTTAGCGCTGGAAAAGCATCCGTTTTATCTGATTGCGACCGATGGTCATCCCTTATCAGTTCCTGTTGAGATGTCGGAACTCCTTTTATCGCCGGGTGAACGAGCTGAAGTCCTTGTGCGTGGGGAGCAAGAACCCGGCGAGTATCGATTATTGGATCTGCCCTACAGCCGAGGGCAGATGGGGATGATGGGCGGCATGATGGGTCAAAATCGCAGGAGACCCGGCATGATGGGTCGGGAACATATGGGGCCAGGAATGATGCACCAAAATGATCAAGACTCCCCTCAGACCTTGGCAACATTGTCCTACTCAGGCCAGGTTGAACCGCAATCTTTACCCCAAAAACTGCTTCCCGTAGATGACCTGGCAAGCCCAACGACTGAACGCAAATTTGCCCTCAATCATGGCATGGTGCCGGGACAGGGAATGGTGTTTTTAATCAATGGCAAGTCTTTTGATCCGCAGCGCATTGATACGGAAGTAGCACTGGACACCATAGAAGATTGGGACATCTCAAATACTGGGGTCATGGATCATCCCTTCCATCTCCACACTAATCCCTTTCAGGTGATTGCCCGAAATGGTAAACCTGAGCCGTATCAAACTTGGAAGGATACGGTCTTAATCCCAACTGGTGAGACGGTGCGGATTCGGATTCCATTCAAAGACTATCCAGGCAAAACTGTTTACCACTGTCATATTCTCGATCATGAGGAACTAGGAATGATGGGCACGATTGAGATGCAAGCTTAG
- a CDS encoding ParA family protein translates to MKSSNKKPRKAKVISVSCLSGGSGKTTTALNLATMLSDHGKTLAVDFDPQGNLSQWMGWSDLSEIATIAETILNDDDRISITDIIQKPLNEDRGDNLYLAPSDYSLARASDAIAMNPGRERVLRRSLKQILDKYDYVVIDSPPAKGMLTYNAILASELLVIPTECTHKGVSGAINTIVLVRELEDLEFDVPDIIGILPTREQWAGSNKTRMTKAALEALNTSVNGTNIFQPLRQSTFVQQTNNMGWSLDEAGQTKLAKPYKEIIEVILSE, encoded by the coding sequence ATGAAAAGCTCTAACAAGAAACCTAGAAAAGCTAAAGTGATTTCTGTTAGTTGTCTTAGCGGTGGCTCCGGTAAAACGACAACAGCTCTAAATCTGGCAACCATGCTGTCTGATCATGGGAAAACCTTAGCCGTCGATTTTGATCCACAAGGTAACCTCAGTCAGTGGATGGGTTGGTCAGATTTATCTGAGATAGCAACCATCGCTGAGACGATACTTAATGATGATGACCGCATCAGTATTACTGACATAATCCAAAAGCCACTAAATGAAGATCGTGGCGACAATCTGTATTTAGCTCCAAGTGACTACAGCTTGGCTAGAGCATCAGACGCGATTGCAATGAATCCTGGCAGGGAAAGAGTACTTCGTAGATCCCTTAAACAAATTTTGGATAAGTATGACTATGTAGTTATTGATAGCCCACCTGCAAAGGGGATGCTAACTTACAACGCTATCCTTGCGTCAGAATTATTGGTGATTCCCACAGAATGTACACATAAAGGTGTATCTGGAGCCATTAATACAATCGTTCTCGTCCGAGAATTGGAAGACCTTGAGTTTGATGTGCCAGATATTATTGGAATTTTACCAACTAGGGAACAGTGGGCTGGGTCAAATAAAACTCGAATGACTAAAGCTGCACTGGAGGCTCTTAACACCTCAGTTAATGGCACAAATATTTTTCAACCATTGAGACAAAGCACCTTTGTTCAGCAGACCAATAATATGGGCTGGTCATTAGATGAAGCAGGCCAGACAAAATTAGCCAAGCCATATAAAGAGATTATCGAGGTGATTCTGAGTGAGTAA
- a CDS encoding S-layer family protein — protein sequence MENSDITANAFTGKGGNILIRTRGLFLSPDSEITASSEKGIDGVVEIINPEIDPSASLTELPEAVDPPQEIARGCNIRDVSKTSSFVFVGRGGVPPGPHELQTAQTVWQDLRTPYTQSPPAITSKSPNQAPTLPSHKNTSLVEAKGWVRNAEGQIILTANLPELYSTDSAQPLIACKDTQ from the coding sequence TTGGAAAATAGTGATATCACAGCCAATGCTTTTACCGGAAAAGGGGGGAATATCCTTATCAGAACTCGCGGTTTGTTTCTATCCCCCGATAGCGAGATTACCGCAAGTTCTGAAAAAGGTATTGATGGTGTAGTCGAAATCATTAACCCTGAAATTGACCCCAGTGCAAGCCTTACGGAATTACCGGAAGCCGTAGATCCCCCTCAAGAAATTGCGCGGGGTTGTAATATTCGTGATGTCTCGAAGACCAGTAGTTTTGTCTTTGTTGGGAGAGGGGGGGTACCTCCCGGACCACATGAACTTCAAACGGCACAAACAGTATGGCAAGATTTGCGTACACCTTATACTCAATCTCCCCCAGCTATAACATCTAAAAGTCCTAATCAAGCCCCAACGTTACCTTCCCACAAGAATACTAGCCTTGTTGAAGCTAAAGGGTGGGTGCGAAATGCTGAGGGTCAAATCATTCTCACTGCAAATTTACCTGAACTGTATTCAACTGATTCTGCACAACCCCTTATTGCTTGTAAAGACACACAATAG
- a CDS encoding Y-family DNA polymerase: MPCLSLSNNDGCVVSRNKAAKELGIQMGVPIFKIRDKIAKYGIVTFSANYVLYGDMSSRVMDSLAMFAPDIEVYSIDEAWLDLTPFSHQNVTEYAHHIKDTVSQWTGIPVSLGVATTKTLAKVSLQVAKETSRYNSVFNLDDSPEAESILATFPVADIWGIGRQYNKWLNAQGIETAKELRDANEGLIRKKMGVVGVRMIHELRGISCLPLKLVAKPKKETCVSRSFGQPVTKLADLQEAIAAYASRAAEKLREQGQVAEAMVVFARTSPFKPGYFRQSVTVTFSIATNYTPAIVEAARKAMERIYEPGREFQKAGVLMVGLASETTIQGHLWEKDEDWEKRKRLMSIMDKVNERFGRGTLEIAASGVRQIWRMQSKWQSPRYTTCWAELPVASC; this comes from the coding sequence TTGCCTTGTCTTTCACTGAGTAATAACGACGGATGTGTTGTATCGAGAAACAAGGCAGCGAAGGAACTGGGCATCCAGATGGGAGTGCCAATATTTAAAATTAGGGACAAGATAGCGAAATATGGGATCGTAACATTCAGCGCCAATTATGTCCTTTATGGAGACATGTCATCGAGAGTGATGGATTCGCTGGCAATGTTTGCGCCAGATATCGAGGTCTACAGCATTGATGAAGCTTGGCTAGACCTAACTCCCTTCAGCCATCAAAACGTTACGGAATACGCCCATCACATCAAGGATACTGTAAGCCAGTGGACAGGTATACCCGTTTCATTGGGGGTGGCAACTACGAAGACTCTAGCCAAGGTGTCTTTGCAGGTGGCAAAGGAAACATCAAGATATAATAGCGTTTTCAATCTAGATGACTCCCCTGAAGCAGAGAGCATCCTAGCCACATTTCCAGTCGCAGACATCTGGGGGATTGGCCGCCAATACAACAAGTGGCTGAACGCTCAGGGAATTGAGACAGCGAAGGAACTCCGGGATGCTAACGAGGGGCTGATCCGCAAAAAAATGGGGGTGGTGGGAGTGAGGATGATCCACGAGCTGCGGGGTATCTCCTGTTTACCCCTGAAGCTGGTTGCTAAACCGAAAAAGGAAACCTGCGTGTCCCGATCCTTCGGCCAACCTGTGACGAAGTTGGCGGATTTGCAGGAAGCGATCGCAGCCTACGCTTCCAGGGCGGCGGAAAAGTTACGGGAACAAGGGCAGGTGGCAGAGGCAATGGTTGTCTTCGCGCGGACAAGCCCCTTTAAGCCGGGGTATTTTCGTCAATCGGTGACGGTCACGTTCTCCATAGCCACCAACTACACCCCAGCAATTGTGGAGGCTGCCCGGAAAGCGATGGAGCGTATCTATGAACCGGGGCGAGAATTTCAGAAGGCGGGTGTCTTGATGGTGGGTTTAGCCTCAGAGACGACCATACAAGGGCACCTCTGGGAGAAGGATGAGGATTGGGAGAAACGCAAGCGGCTGATGTCAATCATGGATAAGGTCAACGAACGATTCGGGCGAGGGACGCTGGAGATTGCGGCGTCGGGGGTTCGGCAGATCTGGCGGATGCAGTCGAAGTGGCAGTCACCGAGGTATACGACGTGTTGGGCGGAACTGCCGGTGGCGAGTTGTTGA
- a CDS encoding TVP38/TMEM64 family protein, giving the protein MLLIGCLLACWWIYSPPDLSSPETFRQTVINAGWLGPFVYIGIVALSVVISPIPGAPIAVAAGAIWGSLVAGIYSVMGGFIGSLVAYYIGCTLGRSTVYALTGKLIYFSKERGELYLGWLIFLTRLLPVLSFDLMSYGAGITGLSLPIYASATLLGMIPSTLLLTYMGSAFTIGLPAGIALSAIFLILLVGLPWGIRRYNWFGMQNIIRVE; this is encoded by the coding sequence TTGCTGCTCATCGGGTGCTTGCTAGCCTGCTGGTGGATTTATTCTCCGCCCGATCTATCTAGCCCTGAAACCTTCAGGCAAACGGTCATCAACGCAGGCTGGCTAGGTCCATTCGTCTACATAGGCATCGTGGCTCTATCCGTGGTGATTAGTCCGATTCCAGGTGCCCCCATTGCAGTTGCTGCCGGAGCAATATGGGGGTCTCTAGTGGCGGGAATCTACAGCGTCATGGGTGGATTTATTGGTAGCTTGGTTGCTTACTACATTGGCTGTACCTTAGGGCGTTCCACTGTTTACGCTCTCACTGGGAAACTCATCTACTTCTCAAAGGAGCGAGGAGAGCTATATCTTGGCTGGTTGATATTCCTGACTCGTTTACTTCCGGTCTTGTCGTTTGACTTAATGAGCTATGGCGCAGGTATTACCGGACTTTCGCTCCCCATCTACGCCAGCGCTACCTTGTTGGGCATGATTCCTTCAACCCTTCTCCTAACCTACATGGGGTCAGCATTTACAATAGGTCTACCTGCCGGAATTGCCCTGTCTGCTATTTTTCTGATTCTGTTGGTTGGCCTGCCCTGGGGCATTCGGCGCTACAACTGGTTTGGGATGCAAAACATCATCAGAGTTGAATGA
- a CDS encoding DUF411 domain-containing protein: MIKTLFQHPWLRIGAAILVTGGVGIGIYAAVAPKQMHHPAIAENLPPEALKITAFRSPTCGCCGVWIEHMKAHGFQVEDNITEDLEGVKREHNVPDDLASCHTAIANGYVIEGHIPAADVKRLLAEKPDVAGIAVPGMPIGSPGMESGNIKEPYSVFTFDEAGQTTVFAEHHS, translated from the coding sequence ATGATAAAAACTCTTTTCCAACACCCTTGGTTGCGTATCGGAGCTGCAATTCTAGTGACGGGTGGCGTCGGTATAGGCATCTATGCTGCGGTTGCCCCCAAACAGATGCATCACCCTGCAATCGCAGAAAACCTTCCCCCTGAAGCATTGAAAATTACGGCCTTCCGTAGCCCCACCTGCGGTTGTTGCGGGGTTTGGATAGAGCATATGAAGGCTCACGGATTCCAGGTTGAAGATAATATCACTGAGGATCTAGAAGGGGTTAAGCGGGAGCATAATGTACCGGATGATTTAGCGTCTTGCCATACTGCGATCGCAAATGGTTACGTGATTGAAGGCCATATTCCCGCTGCTGATGTTAAACGATTACTGGCTGAGAAGCCTGATGTCGCAGGTATAGCCGTCCCTGGCATGCCAATTGGATCACCGGGGATGGAATCGGGGAATATCAAAGAACCCTATTCTGTATTCACGTTTGATGAGGCAGGGCAGACTACCGTATTTGCAGAACATCATTCCTAA
- a CDS encoding copper resistance system multicopper oxidase, producing the protein MGYIAKTLTRRNFIRFSAGMGLALGLDTLVPKMRAATAREVGEGRTYPDIINLQVQKTRLAIAEKETPAITSNGSIPGPLVRLREGQTATIQVTNRLKEDTSIHWHGILLPPEMDGVPGVSFAGIKPGETFTYRFPVQQSGTYWYHSHSGVQEQMGHFGPLIVDPLEPEPFDYQRDYVVMLSDWTFENPHSVLANLKKMSAYYNYNRRTVATLFKDLPWKRMRMDPTDIADVTGATYTYLMNGMAPGSNWTGLFQPGEKVRLRFINASAMTFFDVRIPGLKMTVVQADGQNIQPVPVDEFRIAVAETYDVIVEPQDEQAYTIFAETMDRSGYARGTLAPRQGMTAPIPEQRPRVLRSMADMGMVHDMSGMDSRETGNMQHDMPGNGSGGMNHMQHDMSGMKSGDMGNMQHDMSGMNSGNMTPHGPDGHGPGNAGVPMMLQSRLDDPGIGLENTGTRVLLYSDLRSLAPREDQRQPEREIELHLTGNMERYMWSFDGKKYSQAKEPIPFRNGERLRLTFINDTMMEHPIHLHGMWMELVNGAGTHQPRKHTLNVKPAEKVSVDVTVDAPGSWAFHCHLLYHMEVGMFRVVSVTNQIAEVNS; encoded by the coding sequence ATGGGTTATATTGCCAAAACCCTTACCCGGCGCAACTTTATTCGGTTTTCAGCCGGAATGGGCCTTGCATTGGGGCTTGATACTCTTGTACCCAAGATGCGGGCTGCAACAGCCCGCGAGGTAGGGGAGGGCCGCACCTATCCCGATATCATCAACCTTCAAGTACAGAAAACTAGGCTGGCGATCGCCGAGAAGGAGACGCCCGCTATCACTTCAAATGGCTCTATCCCTGGTCCTCTAGTGCGGCTACGGGAAGGTCAAACTGCCACCATCCAAGTGACCAATCGGCTCAAGGAAGACACGTCAATTCACTGGCACGGCATTCTGCTGCCGCCTGAGATGGATGGTGTACCGGGAGTAAGTTTTGCTGGCATCAAGCCAGGAGAGACGTTTACCTATCGCTTCCCTGTTCAGCAAAGTGGTACCTACTGGTATCACAGCCACAGCGGTGTACAGGAGCAAATGGGACATTTTGGTCCCCTGATTGTGGACCCTCTGGAGCCAGAACCCTTTGACTATCAGCGAGACTATGTGGTAATGCTCTCTGACTGGACCTTCGAGAATCCTCACAGCGTTCTGGCTAATCTCAAAAAGATGAGCGCTTACTACAACTACAATCGGCGCACAGTGGCAACGCTATTCAAAGACTTGCCCTGGAAACGGATGCGAATGGATCCGACAGACATCGCGGATGTGACGGGGGCCACCTACACCTATCTGATGAACGGCATGGCTCCTGGTTCAAACTGGACGGGACTGTTTCAGCCTGGAGAAAAAGTACGTCTGCGGTTCATTAATGCTTCCGCCATGACCTTTTTTGATGTGCGGATTCCTGGCCTAAAGATGACCGTTGTGCAGGCCGATGGTCAGAATATCCAGCCCGTCCCTGTGGATGAATTTCGCATCGCTGTCGCCGAAACCTACGACGTAATTGTGGAGCCACAGGACGAGCAAGCCTACACCATTTTTGCCGAGACAATGGATCGCAGCGGCTACGCCCGTGGTACTTTGGCTCCTCGTCAAGGGATGACGGCTCCTATCCCTGAGCAGCGCCCCCGTGTCCTGCGCTCAATGGCCGACATGGGCATGGTGCACGATATGTCGGGTATGGACTCACGTGAAACGGGTAACATGCAGCACGATATGCCAGGGAACGGTTCAGGCGGCATGAACCATATGCAGCACGACATGTCAGGCATGAAATCAGGTGATATGGGCAACATGCAGCATGACATGTCGGGTATGAATTCTGGCAATATGACCCCACATGGTCCTGATGGTCACGGCCCCGGTAATGCAGGTGTGCCGATGATGCTTCAAAGTCGCCTCGATGACCCTGGCATTGGCTTGGAGAATACGGGAACCCGTGTCCTGCTTTACAGCGACCTACGCAGTCTTGCCCCCAGAGAGGACCAGCGACAGCCTGAGCGAGAAATTGAACTCCATCTCACAGGCAACATGGAGCGCTACATGTGGTCCTTTGATGGGAAAAAGTATTCACAAGCGAAGGAGCCAATTCCCTTCCGTAACGGAGAACGGCTCCGGCTCACCTTTATCAACGACACCATGATGGAGCACCCCATTCATCTACACGGCATGTGGATGGAGCTGGTCAATGGGGCTGGGACTCATCAGCCCCGAAAGCATACCCTCAATGTCAAACCCGCCGAGAAAGTATCGGTGGATGTCACGGTGGATGCTCCCGGTAGTTGGGCCTTCCACTGCCACTTGCTCTACCACATGGAAGTGGGAATGTTTCGCGTCGTTTCTGTCACTAACCAAATTGCAGAGGTAAATTCATGA
- a CDS encoding copper resistance protein B — protein MQHRYWATALSGTLVSMTLGSGLLPAQAEETQTGTKTQPMHQEVEISANPDLPIADLLEVPSEAELSAEEGDQLAPLTSKPSATADALKPTIAETSNSGALLPTHAQEFERTEESKIQPPTLFLETSRQAPQPSFTNGPLAQTLTQKPPETPQSSSETPQTTDKEDWPSPVKDNQTFSFVLIDQLEVRTVDGPTTLNWDAIGWVGATSDASGSKQKVMWASRRTLAVRQRYRLYTVNWLHLFGTFRRA, from the coding sequence ATGCAACATCGTTATTGGGCCACTGCGCTTTCTGGAACGTTGGTCTCGATGACGCTAGGGAGTGGTCTTCTACCAGCACAGGCTGAGGAGACGCAAACGGGGACTAAAACACAGCCAATGCATCAGGAGGTTGAAATCTCAGCAAATCCTGACCTGCCTATAGCCGATCTGTTGGAAGTCCCTAGTGAAGCAGAACTTTCTGCAGAGGAAGGCGATCAACTGGCACCCCTTACATCGAAGCCTAGCGCTACCGCAGACGCCCTAAAACCGACAATTGCAGAAACCTCCAATTCAGGAGCGTTGCTGCCCACTCACGCCCAAGAATTTGAGAGGACAGAGGAAAGCAAAATACAGCCGCCCACACTTTTCCTTGAGACCAGCAGGCAGGCCCCCCAGCCCTCTTTTACAAACGGCCCTCTGGCACAGACTCTGACGCAGAAACCACCTGAAACTCCGCAGTCCTCATCTGAGACTCCACAGACAACTGATAAGGAAGACTGGCCATCGCCCGTTAAAGACAATCAAACCTTCTCCTTTGTCTTAATCGATCAGTTGGAGGTTCGCACCGTTGATGGCCCAACGACGCTGAACTGGGATGCGATTGGCTGGGTGGGGGCGACATCAGACGCTTCTGGTTCAAAACAGAAGGTGATGTGGGCCTCTCGGCGGACACTGGCGGTGAGGCAGAGGTACAGGCTCTATACGGTCAACTGGTTGCACCTTTTTGGGACTTTCAGGCGGGCCTAA
- a CDS encoding DUF2808 domain-containing protein, which produces MKPLIYASAVGLFLTISMTAARAAGVLKDAKVPHLTTTAAIPQNPRVPSAKYRFGIHVSGYSLSQLTVNIPEQIQISENITVTDQSGQRIESSTTFEGNKAIVTFTQPVVPDTNLKVTLNAVRTSTFSNQVWLFPIAWRGVEMTADIPLGMARIATYD; this is translated from the coding sequence GTGAAACCTCTTATTTATGCTTCTGCTGTTGGCCTATTTCTCACAATATCTATGACAGCAGCCCGAGCAGCGGGCGTCCTTAAAGATGCCAAGGTTCCCCATCTAACAACCACTGCTGCCATTCCTCAGAATCCTCGCGTTCCCTCCGCTAAATATCGCTTTGGCATCCATGTTTCTGGATATTCTCTATCTCAACTAACCGTAAATATTCCCGAACAGATTCAGATCAGCGAAAATATTACCGTCACGGATCAATCAGGTCAAAGAATTGAGTCAAGCACGACATTTGAGGGGAACAAAGCAATTGTCACCTTCACTCAACCCGTTGTGCCAGACACAAATCTGAAGGTCACCTTAAATGCTGTCCGCACGTCAACGTTTAGCAATCAGGTGTGGCTCTTCCCCATTGCATGGCGAGGTGTAGAGATGACAGCAGATATTCCTTTGGGGATGGCTCGAATCGCAACCTATGACTAA